One Archangium violaceum genomic window, AGCGCCTGCGAGGTGTCCCCCCAGCCAGCGCCATGGTTGGTCCCGGGGAAATGTCGTGGGCTGCTACGGCCGGATGCCGAGCACGCCTTCCACGATGCGCTGCTCGAGGAACCCCGCTTGATGCAGTTCTGGCAGTCCCGACAGCAGCCGCACCCGGCGCCTGGCGTTGAGCACCGCATAGAGGTCATCGACCGAACGAGCGGAGCCATTCTTGTCTGTGCTACGTCACTGGGCCTGGTAGAGCAGCACCAGGGCAGCCCCCCCTCCTGAGGGCCGAACCCGCCGCAGGAGCCCCAGCCGAGGAGGTCCTGGAACTGGCCGATGCCGCCCGGGAGAGGCATCGCCGCCAGCGGCCCAGCCGTCGACGATCGGTGCGCCCCCATCAGGACGACGGGCGTTCGCCACGATCGCAAGGAGGTGGTGCGCCACCGCGGAATCCGGAGGAACCCGACGGGAGGAGCGCGAGAACGAACCGACCATGCGGGAGGGCCTGGCGCACTCCCGCATGGTGGTCTGGCCGCTTTTGGACCTGAGCGCGCTGGAGTCAGTCCCCCGCGAGCGTCGTCGTCTCGAGCGACGGGTCCTGCGCGATGTCCTGCTCCGCGAAGGCGATGGGACGCCACTGCTTCTCGGAGAAGCGCTCGAGCTGGTTGCGGTACAGGTCCGACGCCGGGTCCGCGCTCTGCCCGTAGGTGAGGAAGGCCCGGGCGCGGGGGCCGTTGTCGGTGTACTCCAGCGCCATCAGGAAGCTGGTGCCCGAGTTGATGACGTAGCCGTCCTCGGTGAGCCCGGTCGCGTTATCGAGCACGGTGCCGCGCGGGGTGGTCGGCTCCAGCGAGGTGTTGCTGGTGGCGTCGTAGGAGCAGATGTTCGTCACGCCGTCCACGTCGACGCCGCCGTGCAGGGCAACGCGCTCGGTGCCACGCGGGGCGTATTGGGCCTGGCCCAGCGGGGTGCTCACCTCGAGGCCCGCGGCCCTCAGCTTCAGCACGGCGGCGGCCAGCTTGTCCGCCAGCGGATCCGCCCCCGTCTCCGGGCGGGGCTTCAGGGTGTTGGGCGTGGTCAGCGGCGCGCTCGGCGAGAAGGGCGTGGCGAGCAGGGGGCCGGCGTTGAGGAGGGCGCTGTAGGTGTACGCGCTCATGAGCTGGCGCCACAGGGCGGCGCCCACGCTGTCGACGTCGTAGCGTCCGTTCCAGGCCGCCAGCACGTCGCAGGCCTGCGTCAGGTCCACCGTCAGCCCTTCGGCGGTGCCCGTGGGCGAGGCCTTGCAGCGCCGCACCACGTCCGCTAGCAGCAGCTCGGCGGTGGAGCTGCGGTTGGAGAGGATGGCGTCCTGCAGCTCCTCGAGCGTGAAGCGCCCGTCCGCGCCGGAGGCACCTCCCTCGCTCACCTCGGTGAGCAGCTGGGCGTTCATGCGCGTGCGCGGCGTGCGCGGCGTGCCCTCCTGGCCCTGGAGCGGCGAGAAGCCCGTCAGGGGCTGCGCCGGGTTGGCCAGCCAGTGGCTGTCATTGGAGTTGAAGACGAAGTCCCGGCGCTGGAGCTGTGGGGCTCGGGCGAAGGGAATCAGGCCCGGGCTGCGCGCGCCCGGCTCCTCCACCCACTCGTCGCGGGAGGTGCTGCCGTCCAGCAGCACGACGCTCGACCTGAGCAGCCGTGCCTGCGGCGAGTCGGGATTGGCCACCGCCGTTGCCCAGGCCTGGAGCGTCTCCGGGCGCAGGTTGGGCGTGGCCGCCGCGTCCGCGTACCAGACGTCGCCCTCCGGCGTCGTCGCCATCGTGTGCACCCAGGGGATGCCGCCCACGTTGGCGAACACCTGCTGGAACTCCTCCAGGCTGTTGGCCCGGCTCATCCCCAGGAACTGGGCGATGAGGGACTCGTTGTCCAGGTTGGCGTCGCGGTAGCTGAGGGTGAGCTGGCTGCTCCAGCCGATGCCCGCGAGCGAGATGATGGGGCCGTGGTGGCTGCTGTAGTAGGTGCGCGTCATTTCGGTCAGCGAGCCGTCCGGCTGCCGCACCTGGAGGGTGATGGGACGCGCCGTCATGTCCCGCACCTGGCCGTCGTAGAAGTAGGAGGTAGGCTTGCCGGGCACGAGCGGCAGCGTGTAGGCGGTGAAGCGCGCGCCGAGCGATACGGTGTGCGTCCACGCCACGTGCTCGTTGAAGCCGATGAGCACGCCGGGTACGCCGAGGAGGCCCACGCCGTACACGTTGAGCTTGCCCGGAACGGTGAGGTGGCTCTCCCACAGCCGGAGCTCACCTTCCCAGGGGAAGTGGGGGTTGGCCACCAGCATGCCGCGCCCGCTCTCCGAGCGCTCCGCGCCCAGGGCCCAGCCATTGCTCCCAATCTTCGTCGCGTCCACCTCGCGCAACAGCGGGAGGCTCTCGGACTGGAGGGTCGCGCCAGTGCCAGGAGGCTGCGCGGCGGCGATGGCGCCCAGCAGCCGGTTGCCGCTGAGCAACAGTCCCAGCGCGCGGTGGTAGGCCGTCAGGTCCACCTCGGTGATGGGCTTCACCCATGGCTGGCCCGCGCAGGGCAGGCGCTCGGCGAGCGGCAGCGAGAGGAAGTGATTGAAGCCGGCCACGTACCCGGAGATGAGCTCGCGCACGTCCTCGGGCTCGCGCGACCAGGACTCCTCGGCGCGCCGGGGCAGGTCCAGCACCCGGAAGGCGAAGTCCGTGGCCACGTTGACACCGTTGGGACCGGCGCCGAGGTAACGGGCCCGCTCACCGCGCACCTTGAGGAGCTGGTCGAGCAGGGTGCAGGCGTTGTCCTGGGCGAAGGCATAGCCCTGGCCATAGCCCGCGGAGCCCAGGTCCCTGGCGGTGATGTGGGGCACGCCGAAGCCGGTGCGGCGGATGGTGGCCTGATAGCGGGCCGGGGAGTCCGGCTCCGGCTCCGGCTCATCGCAACCGGTGGCGGTGGCGGCCAGTGCGAGCGCCAGCAGGGTGGGTCTCAAGGAGAGGCGGAAGGGATGGGAGTCGCTCAGTGGGGTCATGTCCGATGGGGTGTGTGAAAGGGGACTGCGACGGCTCTGATAGCCCATGGGCCTGACGCGGGGAAATGACGAGCACGGGAATCCATCCCGAGAAGTCGGGCGGCGGCTCCCCGGGTTGGCTGAAGAAGATGAGGACCACCAGAGGACGATGGTTCGCACGCTGCTTCGCATGGGGTGGCTTCATGCCTTCAACCGCGTCAGGATTCTCGAGCTCCTGGCGGGGCGCTGCGACTGAGACGGCGAAGGGAGAGCTCCGCCAGCAGCAGGACCGGGGCCAGCAGCACGGCGCTGAACCAGCTCAGCGTATAGGCGATGCCGAGGACGAGGCGGGAGTTGTCTCCCTCCAGCGTGCCGGACAGCAGGCCCACGGCATCGCGGCCACCGAACAGGTGCAGCAGCAGGAAGAGCGCGTCCATCAGGTGCTCGCGGATGCGCTCACGAGCGATGATAAGGTCAGCGCTCGCCTCACCGGGCGTCTGGGAGAGGATCGTACATGCGCTGGCTCTTCATCATCCCGCTGGGGCTGCTCGCCACAGGCTGCTTCGCCATGGCCATCGTGTTTGGCGTACAGGCCATCGACCTTCAGGCCCACGCCTTGCGCATCCCCGGAATCGTCATCGGGCATCGCCAGGATACGTGCAGTTCCACGGACAAGAACAACCGAAGCATTTCCTACACGTGTTTCCAGAATCGCGTGCGCTACGAAGTGCAAGGAGTCACTCGGGAAGCTCTTGCCGAGGGGGAGCGCAGGCGCGAGAAAGACAACCTGGGCGCGGGGGTAAAGCTCCTCGTGGATACGCGCACGGAGCCCTTCAGGGTGCACCTCGAGGATTCCGGGCCATGGATTGTCCCCGTCCTCGGCCTGGTGTTCGGCACCCTCTGCCTCGGGTCAGGCTTGATTCAAAGTCCCACGGGAGAGGTCATCCCACCCGGGCCTACGGCTGAAGTATAGTCCCGCCTACAGGCGCCCACCGGAGGCGAGCAGCCGCGGGCAGATCGCGAGGGGGAGCGCCAGCACAGAGCCGGAGACGGGCCGGACAGGTCCGGGGAGAAGAAGGATGAGTGGGAAGAAAAACCGGGGCGGGAGGACTGGCGGGCCATCCACACCCCAAGCGGGAAACGGGAAGGGGAAGAAGGACGAGCAGGAAACCCCCTCCCGCGTGCAGAGGATGATGGCGAGCCTGGGGCTGACATTCAAGGAGGTAAAGGACCCCCGGGCCCGCCGGGGACAGAGGCACCCGCTGGCGGCGATGTTGATGCTGCTGGTGCAGGCGCTGGCGGTGGGGCGGCGGGTGTTGAGGCATGCCGAGGCGCTGGGGGAGGACATGCTGCGCGAAGGCACGGCGCCCGAGGGGCTGAAGCGGCCGGTGTCCGACACGACGTTGGATAGGCTGCTGGGGAAGTTGGAGCCAGAGGGGTTGGAGCAGGAGGTGCACCAGATGGTGCACCGAGGCCTGGAAGTGGGGCTGATACGCCATGAGCTCTTCGCCCGGGGCGTCGTCAGCATTGACGGGAAGGCAGGGGAGAGCACGCCGGGGCAGCCGCCGTGCGAGCCGAGCCACACGACGAAGGATGAGCAGGGGCGGGAGTACTGGTACCCGTACGCGCTGCGCGCCAGTCTCACCAGCAGCGCGGCCCAGCCGGTGCTCGACCAGAAGTTGCTGGAAGGCAAGCAGGGAGAGGCGACGGCGTTCCCGGAGTTGTTCAAACGGGTGGTGGAGAAGTTCGGGCGGCATTTCGAGTACGTGACAGTGGACGCGGGAATGACGAGCGCGGCCAATGCGCGGGTGGTGAGGGAGGCGGGCAAGCACTACCTGATGGCGCTCAAGGAGAACTTCCACCGGCTACATGACAAGGCGTGGGTGGCGCTGGCGGTGGCGCCAGTGAAGGTGCGCACGCGCGAGCGGACGAGCGGGGAGTGGGTG contains:
- a CDS encoding acylase, coding for MTPLSDSHPFRLSLRPTLLALALAATATGCDEPEPEPDSPARYQATIRRTGFGVPHITARDLGSAGYGQGYAFAQDNACTLLDQLLKVRGERARYLGAGPNGVNVATDFAFRVLDLPRRAEESWSREPEDVRELISGYVAGFNHFLSLPLAERLPCAGQPWVKPITEVDLTAYHRALGLLLSGNRLLGAIAAAQPPGTGATLQSESLPLLREVDATKIGSNGWALGAERSESGRGMLVANPHFPWEGELRLWESHLTVPGKLNVYGVGLLGVPGVLIGFNEHVAWTHTVSLGARFTAYTLPLVPGKPTSYFYDGQVRDMTARPITLQVRQPDGSLTEMTRTYYSSHHGPIISLAGIGWSSQLTLSYRDANLDNESLIAQFLGMSRANSLEEFQQVFANVGGIPWVHTMATTPEGDVWYADAAATPNLRPETLQAWATAVANPDSPQARLLRSSVVLLDGSTSRDEWVEEPGARSPGLIPFARAPQLQRRDFVFNSNDSHWLANPAQPLTGFSPLQGQEGTPRTPRTRMNAQLLTEVSEGGASGADGRFTLEELQDAILSNRSSTAELLLADVVRRCKASPTGTAEGLTVDLTQACDVLAAWNGRYDVDSVGAALWRQLMSAYTYSALLNAGPLLATPFSPSAPLTTPNTLKPRPETGADPLADKLAAAVLKLRAAGLEVSTPLGQAQYAPRGTERVALHGGVDVDGVTNICSYDATSNTSLEPTTPRGTVLDNATGLTEDGYVINSGTSFLMALEYTDNGPRARAFLTYGQSADPASDLYRNQLERFSEKQWRPIAFAEQDIAQDPSLETTTLAGD
- a CDS encoding ISAs1 family transposase, whose amino-acid sequence is MSGKKNRGGRTGGPSTPQAGNGKGKKDEQETPSRVQRMMASLGLTFKEVKDPRARRGQRHPLAAMLMLLVQALAVGRRVLRHAEALGEDMLREGTAPEGLKRPVSDTTLDRLLGKLEPEGLEQEVHQMVHRGLEVGLIRHELFARGVVSIDGKAGESTPGQPPCEPSHTTKDEQGREYWYPYALRASLTSSAAQPVLDQKLLEGKQGEATAFPELFKRVVEKFGRHFEYVTVDAGMTSAANARVVREAGKHYLMALKENFHRLHDKAWVALAVAPVKVRTRERTSGEWVERELRVVDKPPEEDFPGAQQWVWVRQTRTRDGELPKVETRLFLTSIPTGQLSPERMLTLVRRHWGIENGPNWTADVVLEEDSASPSLRGNAPLVLSWLRLLAYNLLALVRTHLPTRDKRPQSFARTMEVLYQGLLGLAVLPESLATLA